From the Marinomonas sp. THO17 genome, one window contains:
- a CDS encoding methyl-accepting chemotaxis protein yields the protein MLNRINDIKIRYKLWAIIALMSLGTAALILVSLSSLFYSHVDARKERTADILDIVNTSLSSFYHQQDDQTLSTQQVLEQALTLLSDFHYGEDQSVWVLDNNQTLLNAPNHYHSQQAPRSLLQALQNSQAKNGHYQGLEFDYQDQQGKTHRMIASALSFSPLQLTVVTTSSMDEVRHFFMIALVDYAILVGILTLVVGGTALFIIHLVTTRVTSLCNTMTSVQHSGDLTQRVEFSGKDEMGAMATAFNSMMNDFQSIVRNVTHSSETLDGIVEQTNSSTTKTVEGVARQLSNTDQATELMQGVLLSVEEALGIAEQANHKTAELGQHSQQGLGVMNKANMDIQRLSQEVGQAAQQIQTLREEVSHIHERLGIISEVAEQTNLLALNAAIEAARAGEQGRGFAVVADEVRHLAQRSQLAATEIGGLIDRLTQQTDTAVGVMESAQSTANQGANQTQQAGQAFSEIADGVNAISKLNSQISESANKQHDSSQTVHHALGDIAVICQENNNNSSDIQSSVNSLQACATQLRQLVHQFSI from the coding sequence ATGCTGAACCGAATTAATGATATAAAAATCCGCTATAAACTCTGGGCCATCATAGCCTTAATGTCTCTGGGTACAGCTGCACTGATTCTGGTTTCCCTATCCTCGCTTTTCTACAGCCATGTGGACGCTAGAAAAGAGCGTACTGCTGATATCTTAGACATAGTGAACACGTCTTTATCCAGCTTTTACCATCAACAAGATGATCAGACGCTTTCAACTCAACAAGTACTAGAACAGGCTCTAACCCTGTTAAGCGATTTCCACTACGGAGAAGATCAAAGTGTTTGGGTGTTGGATAATAATCAAACCTTGCTCAATGCCCCAAACCATTATCACTCGCAACAGGCGCCCCGCTCTCTTTTGCAAGCTTTACAAAACAGTCAGGCTAAAAACGGCCACTACCAAGGACTGGAATTCGACTATCAAGATCAACAAGGCAAAACCCATCGCATGATTGCCAGCGCCTTATCATTTAGCCCACTACAACTTACTGTGGTGACCACAAGTTCAATGGATGAAGTCAGACATTTTTTTATGATAGCTTTGGTGGATTATGCGATCTTGGTGGGCATTCTAACCTTAGTCGTTGGTGGCACCGCCTTATTTATTATTCATCTGGTCACCACACGGGTAACCAGCTTGTGCAACACCATGACATCGGTCCAACACTCTGGCGATTTGACTCAGCGCGTGGAGTTCAGTGGTAAAGACGAAATGGGGGCGATGGCAACGGCGTTTAATAGCATGATGAACGATTTTCAAAGCATAGTACGCAACGTCACCCACTCCAGTGAAACCCTAGACGGTATTGTAGAACAAACCAATTCCTCAACAACCAAAACAGTGGAAGGGGTAGCACGTCAGTTATCCAATACGGACCAGGCCACCGAATTGATGCAAGGCGTTCTCTTGTCCGTAGAAGAAGCCCTTGGTATCGCCGAACAAGCCAATCATAAAACCGCCGAATTAGGTCAGCATTCGCAACAAGGGTTGGGGGTGATGAATAAGGCCAATATGGACATTCAAAGATTGTCACAAGAAGTAGGACAAGCCGCGCAACAAATTCAAACACTACGCGAGGAAGTCAGTCACATTCATGAACGTTTGGGCATCATTTCTGAAGTGGCAGAACAAACCAACTTGCTGGCCCTCAACGCTGCCATTGAAGCCGCCCGCGCAGGGGAACAAGGACGTGGCTTTGCTGTAGTGGCGGACGAAGTACGCCATTTGGCGCAAAGATCGCAACTCGCGGCGACGGAGATTGGCGGCTTGATTGATCGCTTAACACAACAAACCGATACGGCTGTAGGCGTGATGGAGTCAGCGCAAAGTACCGCCAATCAGGGGGCCAACCAAACCCAACAAGCTGGACAAGCCTTTTCAGAGATTGCCGATGGCGTAAATGCTATTTCCAAGCTCAACAGTCAGATTAGTGAATCTGCTAATAAGCAACACGATTCATCGCAAACCGTGCATCATGCGCTGGGCGACATCGCCGTTATTTGTCAGGAAAACAACAATAACTCCAGTGACATTCAAAGCTCGGTAAACAGCTTACAAGCCTGCGCCACTCAATTACGACAATTGGTACATCAGTTCAGCATCTAA
- a CDS encoding YqaA family protein: protein MSFLSATVLPLGSEALLLFYAAQAQTNLGVLWFWASLGNSLGACTNWFLGAYLLKFAHHKWFPVGEEKRLLAQKYFNRYGVWSLLFTWLPILGDGIALVAGVLRTSLWYFVPLVVLGKAGRYALLLWGQQMLSGQ, encoded by the coding sequence GTGTCGTTTCTCTCGGCAACAGTATTGCCATTGGGCTCAGAAGCCTTACTGCTTTTTTATGCCGCACAAGCACAAACAAATCTTGGCGTCCTATGGTTTTGGGCCAGCCTTGGTAACAGTTTAGGCGCTTGTACAAATTGGTTTTTGGGCGCGTATTTATTGAAATTTGCTCACCATAAGTGGTTTCCTGTGGGAGAAGAAAAGCGTTTATTGGCACAAAAGTACTTTAATCGCTATGGTGTTTGGAGTTTACTCTTTACTTGGCTACCCATTTTAGGCGATGGTATTGCCTTGGTCGCTGGAGTGTTGCGTACTTCCTTGTGGTATTTTGTTCCCTTGGTGGTGTTAGGCAAAGCAGGCCGTTACGCACTTTTATTGTGGGGCCAGCAGATGTTGTCGGGACAATAG